The sequence ACTACTACCTTCATTCCAGTCAAAAAAAATTATTTAGCGCTTAATACAATATAAGGAATAATAACTTCCTCAAGACTAACGCCGCCATGCTGAAATGTATTCTTATAATAATTCACGTAGTGATTAAAATTATTTGGGTATGCAAAAAAACGATCTTCCCTTGCGAACACAAAACGTGTGCTGGGATGCTGTTTCGGTAAAAATGCATCAGCAGGATTTTTAATTTCAAAAACCTCTTTAGCATTGTATTCGAGTGCCTTACCTTGTTTGTAGCGGAGATTCGAATTAACATTTTTATCGCCAAGAATCTTAGTCGGTTCATGAACATGCACTGTTCCATGATCGGTAGTGATCACAATCTTTACTTTTTTAGCTGATAATTGTTTTATAATATCAAATAAAGGCGAATGTTCAAACCAACTGTAGGTTATACTTCTATAAGAGGTTTCGTTCTCTGCCAATTCGCGAATCACTTCCATTTCGGTGCGGGCGTGACTTAACATGTCTACAAAATTATAAACAATCACGTTTAATTTATTCTGAAATAAATTATTGATGTTATCAGAAAGTTTTTTGCCGGCATTAAAATTGGTGATCTTATTGTAACTGATTTTAATATCCTTACCTAAACGTTTAATTTGATTTTGGATAAAGGCTTCTTCGTGAAGATTTTTTCCACCTTCTTCTTCATCGTTCAGCCACTGATCCGGAAAACGTTTTTCAATCTCACTTGGCATTAATCCGCTGAAGATCGCATTGCGTGCATATTGAGTAGCGGTAGGCAAAATACTGTAGTATGATTCTTCTTTATCTACTTTATAATATTCCTGAATTAAAGGCTGAATAATTTTCCATTGATCGAAACGCAAATTATCGATGAGTATAAAAAACACGGGCTCTGGTCCATTGCCTAACTCCTGCAAAAAACGATTTTTTACAAGTGTATGACTCATGATTGGAGGATTTGGATCTTTGCCGTTTAACCAATTGATGTAATGCTTTTCGATAAATTTAAAGAACTGGTTGTTGGCGTCAGATTTCTGCATCTTTAATACATCGAGCATACTTTTGTCCTGAAGTTTGTCCATCTCCAACTCCCAGTAAATAATTTTTTTGTAAAGGTCTGCCCATTCGTCCCAGCTCAAATTTTCGTTGATGGTCATTCCAATTTGTCCGAATTCCTTACGGTAATCGGTGTTGGTTTTTTCACTTATAAGACGCCTGTTATCCAATGCCTTTTTAAGAGACAACAAAATTTGATTTGGATTCACCGGTTTAATAAGATAATCGGCAATCTTACCTCCAATAGCATCATCCATAATGTGCTCTTCCTCACTTTTGGTGATCATAATCACCGGTAAATCAGAATTAAGTTGTTTAATTTTCAATAAAGTTTCGAGTCCTGAAATTCCTGGCATGTTCTCATCCAATAAAACGGCATTGATACTGCGGTCTTCTCTAACAATATCAATAGCTTCATCTCCGCTCAGTGCCGGTACAACTTCATAGCCTTTTCCATCCAAAAACAAAATGTGTGGTTTTAAAAGTGCTATTTCATCATCGGCCCATAATATTTTTATTTTATCCATTCTCTGATTGTTTTATTAAGATATAACGTATTAAATTTATCTCTATTATTTTAATTGACGAATATATTAACGAATTTTGGAGTTTTAGATTTTAATGTACACAAACAAACGCAAAATCATTAACGATCCCATTTATGGTTTTGTTACAATACCCAACGATCTTATTTACGATCTTATCAATCACCCTTATTTTCAACGCCTGCGAAGAATTAAGCAATTAGGTCTTACCAATTTGGTTTATCCCGGTGCTTTACACACGCGTTTTCATCATGCGGTAGGTGCCATGCATTTAATGCAGGAGGCGGTTCTAACTTTGCGACAAAAAGACATTAGTATTACAGATAGTGAAGAGCAGGCGGTTTTAATTGCCATATTATTGCACGATATAGGACACGGTCCGTTTTCACACGCGCTTGAACATAGCATTGTTAAAGGAGTAAGTCACGAAGCCATCAGTACTCTTTTTATGGACAAGCTCAATGAAGAATTTGGAGGTCAGTTAACTCTTGCCCTTGAAATTTTCAACGACCGTTACCCGAAAAAATTCCTGCATCAATTGGTGAGTTCTCAATTGGATATGGACCGTCTCGATTATTTAAAGAGAGATAGTTTTTTTACAGGCGTTAGTGAAGGGGTTATTAGTAGTGACCGAATTATTAAGATGCTTAATGTGGTTAATAACGAATTAGTAGTTGAGCACAAAGCCATTTACAGTATTGAAAAATTTCTTATCGCCAGGCGTTTGATGTATTGGCAGGTGTATTTACACAAAACTGTTTTAAGCGGTGAAACTTTACTGGTAAACATTTTGAAACGTGCAAAAGAACTTTCAGCAGAAGGAAAAGAATTGTTTGCTACACCGAATCTCTCGTTATTTCTGAAAAACAATTTCACGCAAGAAGATTTTAAAAAAGATGACAAGCTGCTGGCAAAATTTGCCAAGCTTGACGATAGTGATCTGGATGCTGCAATAAAAGTCTGGAGCGAGAACGACGATAAAATTCTCTCTAAACTCTGTCAGAATCTTTTAGATCGAAAATTATTTAAGATCGAGATTCGCAACGAACCTTTTAGCGATGCCTATATAAACGGTTTTACCGAAAGAGTGTGCGAACTTTACAATATTAATAAAAGAGAAGCCTCTTACTTTGTTTTGACTGATGTAGTGAATAACAGCGCTTACAATGCCAATCAATTCAATATAAATATTTTAATGAGCAATGGCGATCTTATTGATGTTGCTGAGGCAAGCGATCAACTGAATATACAGAGTTTAAGTAAAACGGTGAGCAAATATTTTATTTGTTATCCGAAAGAATTGAGACTTCCTTAAATTGAAACTTTGCTGATTCAGGTTATAGTGTTTGACTTTTTACCGTTGCAAACCCAGCAAATAAATACTAAACTTGTATCCTTATAAAAAAACCAGCATGAAAAATTATCTTACCGTAGCGGCCCTGGCTGCTGTATTAGTCTCCTGCAAATCTTCAGATAATGAACTTGCAGCTTTAGAAAACGCAAAAAAAGACAGCGTTGCTGTTGATTCTGTAAAACCTATGGATGATTTTAAATATGTATCCGAACAGTTCGCAGACCTAAGAGTTTTGCGTTACAATGTTCCTGGATTTGAAAAATTAGATCTCAAAACCAAAACTTTACTTTATTATTTATCGGAAGCCGCTTTATGCGGGCGTGATATTAATTTCGATCAAAACTATAAATACAATTTAGTTATCCGTAAAACTTTAGAAGCTATTTTGAGTACGAGTAGTCACGATAGCAACAGCGAAGATTTTAAAAAATTAGAATTGTATGCAAAACGCGTGTGGTTTAGCAATGGAATTCACCATCACTACAACAATGATAAATTTGTTCCTGAATGTTCACAAGATTTCTTCACACATGTTTTATCACACGTTGATGAAGCTAAACTTCCAATGCAGACAGGACAGACAAAGGCAGACTTCATTAAGTTTGTAACTCCTTTGATTTTTGATGCGAATATCGCTGCTAAAAAAGTGAGTTTAGATTCTAAAACGGATCTGGTTAAATCATCAGCGGTTAATTTCTACGAAGGCGTAACTCAGAAAGAAGCTGTGGCTTTTTACGCAGCCCAGGTTAATAAAAAAAGCAATGAAAACCCAATGTACGGTTTGAACAGTAAATTGGTAAAAGAAAACGGAAAGCTGGTTGAGAAGGTATATAAAGTTGGAGGCATGTACACACAGGCTATTGAAAAAATTGTTTATTGGTTAGAAAAAGCAATTACAGTAGCGGAAAACGACAAGCAAAAAGCTTCTTTAGAAGCACTCGTAAAGTTTTATAAATCAGGTGACCTTGTCGATTTCGACTTGTATAATATTGCCTGGGTAAAAGACACTGAAAGCGCTGTAGATGTGGTGAATGGATTTATCGAAGTTTATGAAGATCCGTTAGGTAAGAAAGGGTCCTTTGAATCGGTTGTCTCTATAAAAGATTTTGAGGCCAGTAAACGCATTGCAACAATTGGTGCAAACGCACAATGGTTTGAAGACAACTCAACTCTTTTACCTCAACATAAAAAGAAAGACGTAAAAGGAATCTCTGCCAAAGTAATCAATGCAGTGATGGAAAGCGGCGATGCTGCGCCAAGCACTCCAATTGGCATCAACCTTCCTAACAACGAATGGATTCGCGAAGTACACGGAAGTAAGTCGGTAAACTTAGGAAACATTGTAGAAGCTTACGACCAGGCAGCAGGTGGAAGTGTGGTAAATGAATTTTACTACAACGATGAAATTAAACAACGTGTAATTAAATATGCCGCTTTAGCAGATAAACTTCATACCGACATGCACGAGGTAATCGGTCATGCGAGTGGAATTATCGAAGAAGGTGTGGGCGCTTCTTCAGAAACCCTTAAAAATTATGCAAGCGCTTTAGAAGAAGGTCGCGCCGACTTAGTTGCACTTTATTATTTAATGGATCCAAAATTGATTGAACTAGGAGTAATGCCAAATTTAGAATGTGGAAAATCTGCTTATGATGAGTACATTACCAAGGGCCTGATCGTTCAGCTCTCACGCATTAAACCGGGCAAGGAAATTGAAGAAGCGCATATGCGTAACCGTAAAATGATCTCTGCATGGGTTCTTGAGAAAGGAGCTAAAGAAAATGTGGTTGAGAAAAAAGTAGAAGGCGGAAAAACATATTACGTCATAAATGACTACAACAAACTCCGTATTTTATTCGGGGAGCTGTTAAGAGAGATTCAACGCATTAAATCACAGGGCGACTACAAAGCCGGACATGATTTGATCGAAAATTACGGTGTTAAAATTGATCCAAGCCTTCATGCCGAAATCATTGAAAGATATTCTAAATTGAATATTGCACCTTACCAGGGCTTCATTCAACCGAAGCTGGTTCCTGTGATGGAAGGTGATAAAATCATTGATGTTCAGATCTTCTATCCGGAGAGCTTTAAAACACAAATGATGGAATACGGCAGAGATTACGGGTATTTACCTGCTTATAACTAAGTTGATAACCCATTTTAGGGTAATGAATTCATCCCCGGTAGATTCTTAAATTTAAAGAAACTTACCGGGGATGTTTTTTAAACAATCGGCACTCTTTGTTCTTCTTGCTTTCGTTTTAGGATTTAAATCAGATCCTGCATTTCTTCATATTGAAGGTCTGGTAACAGTTGATGGAAAGCCAGCTCAAGCACAGATTGAAATTAATTCTGTGCAGAAAAATGCGGTTGAACGTATTACTGCCGAGGCAAAAAAAGAGGACGGTAATTTTATTTCGCGCTTGCCCGCAGGCAGCGAATACGAAATCGTTGTGCGGGTAGATCACTTTCCTCAACAGGTCATTATTTTAAATACCATACGCTTAACTTCCGATCAGGCGCTGAGTGTTTTTGCCGACTTTACTTCCCCCGAATATGATAAAAAACTGGAAGAACTAATTACTTCAACAAAGGAACTCTTAAAAAACAAATCTTTCGATACCCGGAGTTTTGCATCCAAATACGGTAGTGCTAAAAAAGAAGATCTTCTATACAAAGTACAGATTGGTGCTTATAAATTTTATGAAAATTTTAATTACAACAACGTCCTTGGACTTCCTAAAATAATTCGCAAAGTAGAAAACGATCAGATCACACGTTTTACCATGGGTGGCTATGGCACGTATAATGAGGCTAAACTACTTTTAGAAAAACTACAAAAAGCAAATGTTAAAGATGCTTTTATAGTGGCAGTTTACAAAGACGAACGTAAAGTTCTACAACAATTGATTGACGAGAATATTCTGGAGTAATTATCTTCTTTTTTTCTTATCACAATTTTCACATTCAGGAAACCAGGTTTCAATTATGTCGGGCAGTTTTACAATGTGGCCGTCTTCTTCTTCGGCAGAAATTTCAGTAAAGAATAGTTTTGCAGCAGTACTTTGTTTATTAAGGTATTTGATCATCTCTGCATTGAGTCTATTACTATAGCCAGTAAACTCTTTGGTTTCTCTTTTTCCTTTTACGTACAATTTATACGAAAGAATTTTATTCTCCCGGGGATTTCCAAAACGGTCTACTACAAAAAGTCTGGTTTCTGTATTATCAAAAACTGCTTTTACCAGGTTTGACTCCCTTTTTATGCGAATAGTCTGAGGTTCTTGCGCACGAAGCGTAAGAAAAGAAATACTGATAAATAAACACTGAAACAGGAAAGACTTCATAATTTAAATTTAAGTAATTTGAACGAAAAAGAAAATCCTACTCATCCTTAAAAAAGCTTAGTTTATGCAGGTCGATCAACTGAATATCCTGATAATAAAAATTGAGTACATCCGTATAAGAGTACCCCAGCTTTACCATGCGCATCGCACCTTCCTGACACATTCCCAACCCGTGGCCGTACCCACGTCCTCTAAAGAGAATTGTATCCTTATTAATTTCACTGATGCTGAAAAAAGTAGATTTTAATTGCAAGTCGAGGCGCACATTTTTTAAGGGCACTTTCGAATTATTGCATTCTAAAAAAATCTTTCTTGTTTCCTGGGTGAAATGCAAAGCCGCATCTTTTTCTTCTTCATTCTCGATAGGAAAATTATGTTTCAGTTTTAAATAACTTAGCCAGTCTTCTTTGAGCATGCGACGCTCCCAGCGGGCGTTTGGCATCTTCGTACTAAAAGTATCCACAATGCTTCTCAAGTAAGTAGTACGGGAGCCCCACACATCCTCGCTATTTGCGGTTTGCC is a genomic window of Sphingobacteriaceae bacterium containing:
- a CDS encoding dihydrofolate reductase produces the protein MDDFKYVSEQFADLRVLRYNVPGFEKLDLKTKTLLYYLSEAALCGRDINFDQNYKYNLVIRKTLEAILSTSSHDSNSEDFKKLELYAKRVWFSNGIHHHYNNDKFVPECSQDFFTHVLSHVDEAKLPMQTGQTKADFIKFVTPLIFDANIAAKKVSLDSKTDLVKSSAVNFYEGVTQKEAVAFYAAQVNKKSNENPMYGLNSKLVKENGKLVEKVYKVGGMYTQAIEKIVYWLEKAITVAENDKQKASLEALVKFYKSGDLVDFDLYNIAWVKDTESAVDVVNGFIEVYEDPLGKKGSFESVVSIKDFEASKRIATIGANAQWFEDNSTLLPQHKKKDVKGISAKVINAVMESGDAAPSTPIGINLPNNEWIREVHGSKSVNLGNIVEAYDQAAGGSVVNEFYYNDEIKQRVIKYAALADKLHTDMHEVIGHASGIIEEGVGASSETLKNYASALEEGRADLVALYYLMDPKLIELGVMPNLECGKSAYDEYITKGLIVQLSRIKPGKEIEEAHMRNRKMISAWVLEKGAKENVVEKKVEGGKTYYVINDYNKLRILFGELLREIQRIKSQGDYKAGHDLIENYGVKIDPSLHAEIIERYSKLNIAPYQGFIQPKLVPVMEGDKIIDVQIFYPESFKTQMMEYGRDYGYLPAYN
- a CDS encoding phosphohydrolase, which codes for MYTNKRKIINDPIYGFVTIPNDLIYDLINHPYFQRLRRIKQLGLTNLVYPGALHTRFHHAVGAMHLMQEAVLTLRQKDISITDSEEQAVLIAILLHDIGHGPFSHALEHSIVKGVSHEAISTLFMDKLNEEFGGQLTLALEIFNDRYPKKFLHQLVSSQLDMDRLDYLKRDSFFTGVSEGVISSDRIIKMLNVVNNELVVEHKAIYSIEKFLIARRLMYWQVYLHKTVLSGETLLVNILKRAKELSAEGKELFATPNLSLFLKNNFTQEDFKKDDKLLAKFAKLDDSDLDAAIKVWSENDDKILSKLCQNLLDRKLFKIEIRNEPFSDAYINGFTERVCELYNINKREASYFVLTDVVNNSAYNANQFNINILMSNGDLIDVAEASDQLNIQSLSKTVSKYFICYPKELRLP
- a CDS encoding two-component system response regulator, producing the protein MDKIKILWADDEIALLKPHILFLDGKGYEVVPALSGDEAIDIVREDRSINAVLLDENMPGISGLETLLKIKQLNSDLPVIMITKSEEEHIMDDAIGGKIADYLIKPVNPNQILLSLKKALDNRRLISEKTNTDYRKEFGQIGMTINENLSWDEWADLYKKIIYWELEMDKLQDKSMLDVLKMQKSDANNQFFKFIEKHYINWLNGKDPNPPIMSHTLVKNRFLQELGNGPEPVFFILIDNLRFDQWKIIQPLIQEYYKVDKEESYYSILPTATQYARNAIFSGLMPSEIEKRFPDQWLNDEEEGGKNLHEEAFIQNQIKRLGKDIKISYNKITNFNAGKKLSDNINNLFQNKLNVIVYNFVDMLSHARTEMEVIRELAENETSYRSITYSWFEHSPLFDIIKQLSAKKVKIVITTDHGTVHVHEPTKILGDKNVNSNLRYKQGKALEYNAKEVFEIKNPADAFLPKQHPSTRFVFAREDRFFAYPNNFNHYVNYYKNTFQHGGVSLEEVIIPYIVLSAK